The following proteins are co-located in the Ktedonobacteraceae bacterium genome:
- a CDS encoding acyltransferase translates to MSTFIAYLRYPFLWLQFVIHRVGQWLANLFEESKQNKGKNSIAVLDGVRACAILFVIIFHVNRMTGDRLWSSVQYPLASSISTAGGTGVTLFFVLSGFLLFMPFAKALLFKTEWPLNRVFYLRRCLRIIPGYYVSLFLLILFANPQYLQRDHLKDLLLFVTFFMDSSRATFRQLNGPFWTLATEWQFYMILPIMMLVFVLLVHRVPIQKRLKAVTCCLAGVIVLGLFVRFWGFYFQSHPSATFLIPRNDLNIVLFFTFGMTGKYTEDFAVGMFVSLCYIYAQHPSTDRKFAQTWERLSMWLWGAGIIILVFSAMWHFKANSTAAWPFLSGLMPYFNWLSEMVLAFGYGACIAAILYGPSGLKRFFAWPLMRWIGLISYSLYMWHLPLLELFQTRVLPLLHIQNYYFAYSLYWVWVFLVIFPFALLFYAIIEKPWMNLGDQWRRSIEQKHRAKLALKKQAKEAAAHPTPMDQEIAREQEAVSL, encoded by the coding sequence ATGAGTACATTCATAGCCTATCTTCGCTACCCCTTTCTCTGGCTACAATTTGTCATCCATCGCGTAGGTCAATGGCTAGCCAATCTGTTTGAGGAAAGTAAGCAGAATAAAGGTAAAAATTCGATAGCTGTTCTGGATGGTGTACGCGCCTGCGCTATCCTCTTTGTGATCATCTTTCATGTCAATCGCATGACAGGAGACAGGCTCTGGAGCAGTGTTCAGTATCCCCTGGCCAGTTCTATATCCACCGCAGGGGGAACCGGCGTGACGCTCTTTTTCGTGCTATCAGGCTTCCTGCTTTTCATGCCGTTTGCCAAAGCGCTCTTATTTAAGACAGAATGGCCCCTAAATCGTGTATTCTACCTGCGCCGCTGCCTGCGCATCATTCCCGGCTATTATGTCTCGCTTTTTTTGCTGATCCTGTTTGCGAATCCGCAGTATCTACAGCGCGATCACTTGAAAGACCTCTTGTTGTTTGTCACCTTTTTCATGGATTCCTCGCGGGCAACATTCCGGCAACTGAACGGCCCATTCTGGACACTGGCGACCGAGTGGCAATTCTATATGATCCTACCCATCATGATGCTTGTTTTCGTTCTGCTTGTGCATCGTGTTCCTATTCAAAAACGTCTGAAAGCCGTCACATGCTGTCTCGCGGGCGTCATTGTCCTGGGCTTATTTGTGCGCTTCTGGGGCTTTTACTTTCAGTCCCATCCCTCGGCAACATTTCTGATCCCGCGTAACGATCTCAACATCGTGTTATTCTTCACGTTTGGTATGACCGGCAAATACACCGAAGATTTCGCCGTAGGTATGTTTGTCAGCCTCTGTTACATCTATGCGCAGCATCCGTCAACTGACAGGAAGTTTGCTCAAACCTGGGAGCGCCTCAGTATGTGGCTCTGGGGCGCCGGTATCATCATCCTCGTCTTCAGCGCCATGTGGCATTTTAAGGCGAACTCAACGGCGGCATGGCCTTTCTTAAGTGGCCTGATGCCCTATTTCAACTGGTTGAGTGAAATGGTGCTGGCATTTGGCTATGGCGCCTGCATCGCGGCTATCCTGTATGGGCCTTCCGGCTTGAAACGCTTTTTTGCGTGGCCTCTGATGCGCTGGATCGGTCTGATTTCGTATAGCCTCTATATGTGGCATCTGCCTTTACTCGAGCTCTTCCAGACGCGAGTGCTTCCACTCTTGCATATTCAAAACTACTACTTCGCCTACAGCCTCTACTGGGTCTGGGTCTTTCTCGTCATCTTCCCATTTGCGTTGCTCTTCTATGCCATAATTGAGAAACCATGGATGAATTTGGGCGATCAATGGAGGCGCAGCATCGAGCAGAAGCATCGCGCGAAGCTGGCCTTGAAAAAACAGGCGAAAGAGGCTGCCGCGCACCCAACTCCAATGGATCAAGAAATTGCCAGGGAGCAAGAGGCCGTCAGCCTCTAG
- a CDS encoding citrate synthase: MTTTDGLEDVVASHSRICDLDGKLGKLSYFGIDIHDLANHSSFEETAYLLWNGTLPTRSQLDEFKAQLLANRTLPEPVSELMRLLPTTSTPMDVLRTVVSSLSSFDPEANDRSPEANQRRAIRLTSMMGTIVTAWDRIRNGKDPVTPLPDSDYATNFLYMLTGEMPDAYKAHMLDVVLILHADHELNASTFAARVTAGTLASMYAAITSAIGALSGPLHGGANEQVMRMLLRIGDVDNAESYIAGAIERKERIMGFGHRVYKTEDPRATHLRAMSKELGERTGQSKWYQISRIVEEYMKEHKGLNPNVDFYSASVYYMMGIPIDLDTPIFACSRVTGWTAHVLEQYANNRLIRPRAEYVGPKNVEYLPIDERG, translated from the coding sequence ATGACCACCACCGATGGACTCGAAGACGTTGTAGCTTCCCATTCGCGCATTTGCGACCTGGATGGCAAACTTGGTAAACTCTCGTACTTTGGCATTGATATTCACGACTTAGCCAATCATTCTTCATTTGAGGAAACAGCTTACCTGCTCTGGAACGGTACTCTACCTACCAGGTCACAGCTCGATGAGTTCAAGGCACAGCTGCTCGCCAATCGTACATTGCCTGAACCCGTTAGTGAACTGATGCGATTGCTGCCAACAACGTCAACTCCCATGGATGTACTGCGCACGGTTGTTTCATCTCTCTCTTCTTTTGATCCCGAAGCCAATGATAGGTCTCCTGAGGCCAACCAGCGACGTGCCATACGTCTTACCTCCATGATGGGAACCATCGTGACAGCCTGGGATCGCATTCGCAATGGCAAAGACCCGGTTACTCCTCTGCCTGATAGTGATTACGCGACCAACTTTCTCTATATGCTAACCGGAGAGATGCCGGATGCTTATAAAGCGCATATGCTGGACGTGGTATTGATCCTGCACGCCGATCACGAACTGAACGCCTCCACATTTGCCGCGCGCGTCACTGCCGGTACCCTGGCAAGCATGTATGCTGCGATCACCTCTGCTATCGGAGCTCTTTCCGGCCCATTGCATGGCGGCGCAAATGAACAGGTGATGCGCATGCTCTTGAGGATTGGCGATGTTGACAATGCCGAATCCTACATCGCGGGTGCCATTGAACGTAAGGAACGCATTATGGGCTTCGGGCATCGCGTCTATAAGACGGAAGATCCTCGCGCCACGCATCTACGGGCAATGTCGAAAGAATTGGGCGAGCGTACCGGCCAGTCGAAGTGGTATCAGATCTCGCGCATTGTTGAGGAATATATGAAAGAGCACAAAGGCCTCAATCCCAACGTTGACTTCTACTCCGCCTCGGTCTACTACATGATGGGCATTCCCATCGATCTGGATACACCCATTTTCGCCTGCAGCCGCGTCACCGGCTGGACGGCTCACGTCCTCGAACAATATGCCAATAACCGCCTGATTCGTCCCCGCGCCGAATACGTCGGCCCGAAAAATGTCGAATATCTGCCGATTGACGAGCGGGGCTAA
- a CDS encoding sigma-70 family RNA polymerase sigma factor, whose product MAESGQESELQLIIRSQNGDVSAFNELVLLYQQMVYNVILRMLGNADVAADVTQDTFIAAFRGVQTFRGGTSFRAWLLRIASNQACDYWRRTHRHPIESIEAMTDEDEPRSAGILSSLAASDQEGNPEEALLSQELQELIQRALEELPLDQRVAVVLCDIQGLSYEEIAATTQTTLGTVRSRISRGRTRLRKYLYEHRELLPRSYRLHTDRE is encoded by the coding sequence ATGGCAGAATCAGGGCAAGAGAGCGAGCTACAGCTCATTATTCGCAGCCAGAACGGGGATGTTAGCGCGTTCAATGAGCTGGTGTTGCTTTACCAGCAAATGGTTTATAACGTGATCTTGCGTATGCTCGGCAATGCTGATGTCGCGGCAGATGTGACGCAGGATACGTTTATTGCTGCTTTTCGCGGCGTGCAAACCTTCCGGGGCGGCACCTCATTTCGCGCCTGGCTGCTGCGTATTGCCTCTAACCAGGCCTGCGATTACTGGCGGCGTACGCATCGCCATCCCATCGAGTCAATAGAGGCAATGACCGATGAGGATGAGCCGCGTAGCGCCGGCATCCTGAGTTCTTTGGCGGCAAGCGATCAGGAGGGGAATCCTGAGGAAGCCCTGCTTAGCCAGGAGTTGCAGGAGTTGATCCAGCGGGCTTTAGAGGAACTGCCTCTAGATCAACGGGTGGCGGTCGTTTTATGCGACATACAGGGTCTCTCCTATGAAGAAATCGCGGCCACGACTCAGACTACGCTGGGAACTGTGCGCTCGCGTATTTCACGGGGGCGCACACGCCTGCGCAAATACCTGTACGAGCACCGGGAACTTTTACCGAGGAGTTATCGTTTACATACAGATAGAGAGTAA
- a CDS encoding zf-HC2 domain-containing protein, with the protein MTKRDDEHLTTEQLSALLDKQLSAQEQVIVDAHLQTCQQCRLALAELRQTVALLRALPQVEVPRSFTLPARLALVQEQPLPGHSGNPVVIPIPAKRRARRNSLQLAFRAVSTLAAVLGLIFILSFFATALSQGGATNTASSGSAPAVTSGGATHNASTATQHPTTGVGTHPAGVGSPSVTGVQTPTPTPPQVVKPAPTSTGPPVQPSPAVFDLSTPSSHLVIGSVLLVLGILGFALTRRR; encoded by the coding sequence GTGACAAAACGGGACGACGAGCATCTGACAACCGAACAGCTTTCCGCACTGCTCGACAAGCAGCTTTCCGCGCAGGAACAGGTGATTGTCGATGCTCATCTTCAGACGTGCCAGCAGTGCCGGCTTGCACTGGCAGAGTTGCGGCAGACAGTTGCACTGCTGCGCGCGCTGCCCCAGGTAGAAGTACCTCGTTCATTCACACTGCCTGCTCGCCTGGCGCTTGTCCAGGAACAGCCGTTACCCGGTCATTCAGGCAATCCGGTAGTAATACCTATCCCGGCAAAAAGGCGCGCAAGGCGAAATTCTCTACAACTTGCATTTCGGGCGGTGAGCACACTGGCGGCTGTGCTTGGTCTGATCTTTATCCTCTCGTTCTTTGCGACGGCACTATCACAGGGGGGAGCTACCAATACCGCGTCGTCGGGGTCCGCTCCCGCTGTTACTTCGGGAGGAGCTACTCATAATGCATCGACTGCAACCCAGCATCCAACGACAGGGGTTGGTACTCACCCGGCAGGAGTAGGGTCGCCATCGGTAACGGGAGTGCAAACGCCCACTCCAACTCCCCCGCAGGTTGTCAAACCGGCTCCAACGAGTACGGGGCCGCCGGTCCAACCTTCGCCTGCAGTTTTCGACTTGAGTACGCCTTCGAGTCACCTGGTTATCGGTTCAGTCCTGCTTGTGCTGGGTATCCTGGGATTCGCGCTTACGAGGCGAAGGTAG
- a CDS encoding acetate kinase has translation MKILILNAGSSGQKSRLYEIGDSLPDNAPPPLWEADADWGEHPGATTLKVKNSQGASLEEELQTDSRPEVIRHILETLWSGKTAVIRQPSDIDMVGHRVVHGGREFEQSTRVTPEVKDAIARLAEIAPQHNPANLAGIEAVEHILPSITQVAVFDTAFHSSMPLPNVVYPVPYAWFEQGIRRFGFHGISYQYCTRRTGQVLGRNVRDLRIIASHLGNGCSITAIQNGQSVDTSMGFTPLEGLMMGSRSGSIDPGILFYLQREKGQSAGDLDTTLNKSSGLKGIAGSSDLRQVLQRMRAGDTRARLAFDMFVHHLRFYTGAMLATLGGVDVLVFTGGIGENSPDVRAATCESFSFLGLKLDQQKNSQSPPDQDIATADSKVRVLIIHTQEDWEIARECWNLAKKA, from the coding sequence ATGAAAATACTCATTCTTAACGCGGGATCAAGCGGCCAGAAGAGCCGCCTCTATGAAATAGGCGATTCTCTCCCCGATAACGCCCCGCCACCTTTGTGGGAAGCCGATGCTGACTGGGGAGAGCATCCAGGCGCTACAACGCTCAAAGTGAAGAACAGTCAAGGCGCGTCACTGGAAGAAGAGCTTCAGACCGACTCGCGTCCAGAAGTCATCAGGCACATACTGGAAACGCTGTGGAGCGGAAAGACCGCTGTCATAAGGCAACCCTCGGATATCGATATGGTGGGGCACCGCGTCGTTCACGGCGGGCGGGAATTTGAGCAGAGTACACGCGTAACGCCGGAGGTGAAGGATGCCATTGCGCGCCTTGCCGAAATTGCGCCACAGCATAATCCCGCCAATTTAGCAGGCATCGAAGCCGTTGAGCATATCCTGCCCTCAATTACCCAGGTAGCCGTATTCGACACGGCTTTCCATAGCTCCATGCCTTTACCGAATGTCGTCTATCCCGTCCCCTATGCCTGGTTCGAGCAGGGCATTCGCCGCTTCGGTTTCCATGGCATCAGCTATCAATATTGCACGCGGCGCACAGGCCAGGTACTTGGACGCAATGTACGCGACTTGCGTATCATCGCCTCTCACCTCGGCAATGGCTGCTCCATAACCGCTATTCAGAACGGTCAGAGCGTAGACACCAGCATGGGCTTCACGCCGCTCGAAGGGCTGATGATGGGTAGCCGCTCCGGCTCGATTGATCCCGGCATCTTATTTTACTTGCAACGCGAAAAAGGCCAATCAGCCGGAGACCTTGATACGACCCTCAATAAATCGTCGGGCCTCAAAGGAATTGCGGGTTCAAGCGACCTGCGGCAGGTTTTACAACGTATGCGCGCTGGTGATACCCGCGCCAGGCTGGCATTCGACATGTTTGTGCATCATCTGCGCTTCTACACCGGCGCCATGCTTGCGACCCTGGGTGGCGTAGATGTTCTCGTCTTTACCGGCGGCATCGGCGAGAATTCCCCCGATGTGCGTGCGGCCACCTGCGAGTCCTTCAGCTTCCTCGGCCTGAAACTCGACCAGCAAAAGAACTCGCAATCCCCTCCCGACCAGGATATTGCTACTGCCGATTCAAAAGTGCGCGTCCTCATCATCCACACGCAAGAAGATTGGGAAATTGCCAGGGAGTGCTGGAATCTGGCAAAAAAGGCTTGA